One window of the Zygotorulaspora mrakii chromosome 6, complete sequence genome contains the following:
- the MCP1 gene encoding Mcp1p (similar to Saccharomyces cerevisiae YOR228C; ancestral locus Anc_8.649): MAKVEKHQDIFKMSLQELPPEPVEIDDPPEDPYRPKKFLGLPIYAISHRSVIMGLRTIQKYSTIPMVAYFPLHAINTLVIPSISTDSAPDDVLMMIRELLPSFTTKLLVGSSIVHLTCGLILRVWKLWSTSASSFKRRRRRRRSHRKKEVSIHLEDTRERTSQRVIGLTGGLSGYFVGFNKSFNIPPQVLTGYILVPFLAYHLAIMKVIPNSSRIFVDIDFNFVKWIFKHEDWRIRIFGGFIPFSMLIWSGTYHIIAGTCQYLRIKDISKRRKWSNFITFLVGSGIFGIYRLSKIPNSILGSDRYEKIFRRLYML; this comes from the coding sequence ATGGCTAAGGTTGAAAAACATCAAGACATTTTTAAAATGTCACTGCAAGAACTACCCCCAGAGCCGGTGGAAATTGACGATCCTCCTGAAGATCCTTACAGGCCTAAAAAGTTTTTGGGTCTTCCGATATATGCTATATCGCATCGATCGGTGATAATGGGTTTGAGAACGATTCAAAAATACTCTACTATCCCTATGGTTGCTTATTTTCCGCTACATGCCATCAATACTCTGGTTATTCCATCAATTTCTACTGATTCAGCACCTGATGATGTCCTTATGATGATACGAGAATTATTACCTTCGTTCACAACTAAATTACTTGTGGGCTCATCCATAGTTCATTTGACTTGCGGTCTTATTCTACGTGTTTGGAAATTATGGTCAACTTCCGCATCCAGTTTCAAGAGACGTAGACGCCGTCGTCGCTCTCATCGAAAAAAGGAAGTATCAATCCATTTAGAAGATACTAGAGAAAGAACGTCGCAAAGAGTCATCGGATTAACAGGCGGGCTTTCGGGGTACTTTGTAGGCTTCAATAAGAGTTTCAATATTCCTCCTCAAGTTTTAACAGGTTATATACTGGTCCCATTTTTAGCATATCATTTGGCAATTATGAAGGTGATTCCGAATTCTTCAAGGATATTTGTGGATATTGATTTCAACTTTGTAAAATGGATATTTAAGCACGAAGATTGGAGAATTAGAATCTTTGGAGGGTTCATCCCATTTTCAATGTTAATATGGTCTGGTACATATCATATAATTGCGGGAACCTGTCAATATTTAAGAATTAAAGacatttcaaagagacGTAAATGGTCaaatttcatcactttcttAGTAGGGTCAGGAATATTTGGGATTTACAGGCTGAGTAAAATACCAAATAGCATTTTAGGATCTGACCGGTACgaaaaaatcttcagaAGACTTTATATGCTGTAG
- the SPP1 gene encoding Spp1p (similar to Saccharomyces cerevisiae SPP1 (YPL138C); ancestral locus Anc_8.650) translates to MSLPDWCPPYSKNRSLSITGEEVFCICKKPDTGKLMVGCDGCDDWFHFTCMRIPEQYKDLVFSFYCPYCQAGVTGPASTSVEHKELPRTIWKRKCRLHNCFKECKPNSKYCCEEHGEQYMRQVLSKLRIDGMKQEQQENLVLRMAKYTKTGNVEDGFQKIGNPAFIEGEVDKSQDPELYSSLIANDERMEELRSEDHKLGTETIPNCKQAIEHLNNYLDWLNKVNSKLFAEDVVQDDINGKNRKKKSAARKKQKNAICGYNPTCKPPLTVDEFAAKYDPEKASINGTCTKLRCNKHNDWSTMLMQQYTNKLRSLQNHQERIALLLSTRKSQLHIQYYERLLRRKT, encoded by the coding sequence ATGTCGTTACCAGATTGGTGTCCACCGTACTCGAAAAACAGATCCTTATCAATAACTGGGGAAGAAGTTTTTTGCATATGTAAGAAGCCTGATACAGGCAAACTAATGGTAGGATGCGATGGTTGTGATGACTGGTTCCACTTTACATGCATGAGAATTCCAGAACAGTACAAAGACCTTGTTTTCTCATTCTACTGCCCCTATTGCCAAGCTGGAGTAACTGGCCCAGCATCAACGTCTGTCGAGCATAAGGAGCTGCCAAGAACTATTTGGAAAAGGAAGTGCAGATTGCACAattgtttcaaagaatgTAAGCCAAACAGCAAGTACTGTTGCGAAGAGCACGGAGAGCAATACATGAGGCAAgtactttcaaaattgcgAATAGACGGAATGAAACAAGAACAACAAGAAAATCTAGTACTGCGGATGGCAAAGTACACTAAAACAGGCAATGTGGAGGatggatttcaaaaaatcgGCAACCCAGCATTTATTGAAGGTGAAGTCGACAAATCACAGGATCCCGAACTGTATTCGTCTCTAATAGCTAACGATGAAAGAATGGAAGAGTTGAGAAGTGAGGATCACAAGCTTGGCACCGAAACAATCCCCAACTGTAAACAAGCCATAGAACATTTGAATAATTACTTGGACTGGCTAAACAAGGTAAATAGTAAGCTCTTCGCTGAAGATGTGGTTCAGGATGATATCAATGGGAAAAAtcggaaaaaaaagagtgCTGCTAGaaagaagcagaaaaatGCAATATGTGGCTACAATCCCACTTGCAAACCCCCTCTAACTGTCGATGAATTTGCAGCGAAATATGATCCTGAAAAAGCGTCAATTAATGGCACCTGTACTAAATTGAGATGTAACAAGCATAACGACTGGTCTACCATGTTAATGCAACAATACACGAATAAATTGAGATCCttgcaaaatcatcaaGAAAGAATTGCGTTACTGCTGAGCACGAGAAAATCGCAGTTGCATATTCAATACTATGAACGACTGCTGCGAAGGAAAACATAG
- a CDS encoding WD repeat RBAP46/RBAP48/MSI1 family protein (similar to Saccharomyces cerevisiae WTM1 (YOR230W)), producing MSDIKKNKLKNEEYKIWKKSIPLLYNHISSFKPKFDTRFDDILKFDKRFTFTNKIIPDKEKGLLSTSALYSQGSDIYEIDCALPLGAFYKSSEETGKEQLPDPDYGDAFRQVEKTSLKSTWNFPGENIIKMDYTGGPQRDSCLLAMSSNGSLAWFKKDVKVPVHIMQEIMGPGTSFSSIHSSRNSNSLTISDFALSDDLETLVKCQSTVGEEESILKIADNSGKPGEVLRKINVPATVTHSVRFFDNHLFATCSDDNVTRFWDTRTNDKALWTLQDPNHGKILSFDVSKVLDTLFATGSDTGIVKVWDVRAVAAATEDFTNRQNGQDPIQKELISLYHSGGDDVVDLQFSPTSSSEFLTVGGSGNIYHWDMEYFFSEFDDDNADVDDLDLATVEALQKQCLRFLHTGGSRRSIGAKGKRNTVAWHPVIDSLVGTVDTDSLITVYKPFSGREQDDDNDEIEGKDEAQEKDAETAKGAD from the coding sequence ATGagtgatatcaaaaaaaacaagctTAAGAACGAGGAATATaagatttggaagaagTCAATCCCACTTCTATATAATCATATTTCCAGTTTTAAGCCTAAATTCGATACTCGATTcgatgatattttgaaatttgataaaagatTCACCTTCACAAATAAGATTATTCCGGATAAGGAAAAGGGTCTACTTTCAACAAGTGCTCTGTATTCCCAAGGTAGTGATATCTACGAAATCGATTGTGCTCTACCACTAGGAGCGTTTTACAAGAGCTCTGAAGAAACTGGAAAAGAACAGCTACCTGATCCAGACTATGGCGATGCCTTTCGCCAGGTTGAAAAAACCTCATTGAAAAGCACATGGAACTTTCCAGGTGaaaatattatcaaaatgGATTATACGGGTGGACCTCAGCGTGATAGTTGTTTGCTTGCAATGTCATCGAATGGATCTTTAGCATGGTTTAAGAAAGATGTTAAAGTTCCTGTCCATATCATGCAAGAGATAATGGGACCCGGAACAAGTTTTTCGAGTATACATTCCTCTAGAAACTCAAATTCTTTAACCATATCAGATTTTGCGCTATCTGATGACTTGGAAACACTCGTCAAATGTCAATCTACGGTAGGTGAAGAGGAAAGCATACTTAAGATCGCAGATAATTCAGGAAAGCCGGGGGAAGTTCTGCGCAAGATCAACGTGCCCGCTACTGTTACACATTCCGTAAGATTTTTCGATAATCATTTATTTGCAACATGCTCTGATGATAATGTGACCAGATTTTGGGATACTAGAACGAATGATAAGGCGTTATGGACTTTACAGGATCCAAATCATGGTAAGATTCTTTCCTTTGATGTTTCAAAAGTGCTAGACACGCTTTTTGCAACTGGTTCTGATACCGGAATCGTCAAAGTGTGGGATGTTCGTGCTGTTGCAGCAGCTACAGAAGACTTCACCAATAGACAAAACGGCCAAGATCCTATCCAGAAGGAATTGATTAGCCTATATCATTCTGGCGGTGATGACGTTGTTgatcttcaattttcaccaacatcttcatcagaATTTTTAACTGTAGGAGGATCAGGGAACATTTATCATTGGGATAtggaatattttttctccgAGTTTGACGATGATAATGCTGATGTTGACGATTTAGATTTAGCAACAGTTGAAGCTTTGCAAAAGCAATGCTTGAGATTTTTACACACAGGTGGTAGTAGAAGatcaataggtgcaaaaggaaaaagaaacacGGTTGCTTGGCATCCGGTCATTGACAGTCTTGTAGGGACTGTTGATACTGATAGTCTAATTACGGTTTATAAACCATTTTCTGGTAGGGAAcaagatgatgataatgatgaaattgaaggtAAAGATGAGGCTCAGGAAAAGGATGCGGAAACTGCAAAGGGAGCTGACTGA
- the STD1 gene encoding Std1p (similar to Saccharomyces cerevisiae MTH1 (YDR277C) and STD1 (YOR047C); ancestral locus Anc_5.644) → MFVSPPPASTKVQGLGRRHVHVGGHVAPVNNGALQSIPEDFAMAGSSGSREQPMYQPRQDLPSQQAGTMLPSPIKLEAANFVNAPPEYADRARDEIRKRLLQSSNGAGAGSLSTASSNSPSVRTPRSSRASSVLDSRSVMSDGASSIFSQPMTVYTQSTRESSLLPSQKIVTQVSLEDALPKTFLDMYPPEILLGEPSNLLCNGRPKFTERELLDWELNDIRSLLIIENPRPEWGNQLPSIIANHPNLPNFRFQLLPLSSSDDFIIETLVNSDLYLEANLDFQFKLTSARYTVTSARKRHEHITGKNEPIMHLSKPEWRNIIENYLLNIAVEAQCRYDFKHRCSEFKKLKLQQELQQNLKRPNMPPPSFIPVNEKRSPVSKNNGSASLLRKTLMKNLQLKNFNKSNEHQNNEKPNLSTGSNQTVGKISLTKDEKAKLWSHCQAQVYQRLGLDWQPDKVTGL, encoded by the coding sequence ATGTTTGTATCACCACCCCCTGCGAGCACCAAAGTGCAAGGGCTGGGGAGGAGGCATGTCCATGTTGGGGGCCATGTGGCGCCTGTGAACAACGGCGCGTTGCAGTCGATCCCTGAGGACTTTGCGATGGCAGGAAGCTCGGGTTCGAGAGAGCAGCCGATGTACCAGCCCCGCCAGGATCTGCCGTCGCAGCAGGCGGGCACAATGCTGCCGTCTCCTATAAAGCTGGAGGCAGCGAACTTTGTGAACGCGCCACCGGAATACGCAGACCGTGCCAGAGATGAGATTCGCAAACGGCTTTTACAGTCGTCGAACGGTGCAGGCGCTGGGTCGCTGTCGACAGCGAGCTCTAACTCGCCGTCTGTGAGGACGCCGCGCAGCAGCAGAGCCAGCAGCGTTCTGGATAGCAGAAGTGTGATGTCGGATGGAGCGTCAAGTATATTCTCACAACCGATGACGGTATATACGCAGAGCACGCGTGAAAGCTCGTTGCTGCCGTCTCAGAAAATAGTCACTCAGGTGAGTTTGGAAGACGCGCTTCCGAAAACGTTCCTCGATATGTATCCTCCAGAGATTCTGCTAGGGGAACCGTCTAATTTGCTGTGCAATGGTAGACCAAAGTTTACCGAACGAGAATTGTTGGACTGGGAACTAAACGACATAAGATCGCTATTAATTATTGAAAACCCAAGACCGGAATGGGGAAATCAACTACCCTCGATAATAGCTAATCATCCAAATCTACCTAATTTTAGATTTCAGTTGCTGCCATTAAGCTCTTCGGACGACTTTATCATTGAAACACTTGTCAATTCTGATTTGTATTTAGAGGCGAATTTGGATTTCCAATTCAAATTAACAAGTGCAAGATATACAGTCACATCAGCAAGGAAAAGACATGAGCATATCACCGGTAAGAATGAACCAATAATGCATTTATCAAAGCCAGAGTGGAGAAATATTATAGAGAATTACTTGTTGAATATTGCAGTGGAGGCGCAATGTAGGTACGATTTCAAGCATCGATGCTCggaattcaaaaaattgaagctgCAACAAGAGCTGcaacaaaatttgaagagacCTAATATGCCACCACCAAGTTTTATTCCAGTAAACGAAAAAAGATCACCGGTCTCCAAGAATAATGGAAGCGCAAGCTTATTGAGGAAAactttgatgaaaaatttacaGCTGAAAAACTTTAACAAGAGTAACGAGCATCAGAATAACGAAAAACCTAATTTATCGACTGGTTCGAATCAAACTGTGGGAAAGATTTCATTGACGAAGGATGAAAAAGCGAAACTTTGGTCACATTGTCAGGCACAAGTGTACCAGAGACTAGGGTTGGATTGGCAACCGGATAAGGTAACTGGATTGTAA